In the genome of Desulfofarcimen acetoxidans DSM 771, one region contains:
- a CDS encoding HEPN domain-containing protein encodes MTKNEIIRYWITSAERDYQTMMHLYDSKDYHWSLFMGHLVLEKLLKAVYVARIDTEVPRIHDLLRLSEKAALNTNDKQKDQLDMITSFNIAARYPDYKHSFYQKCTPAFTKENLVAIEELKTWLLVVLEKK; translated from the coding sequence TTGACTAAAAATGAAATTATTAGGTACTGGATCACCTCTGCAGAGCGAGATTATCAAACTATGATGCATTTATATGACAGCAAGGATTATCACTGGAGTTTATTTATGGGCCACCTGGTTTTAGAAAAGTTATTGAAAGCGGTTTATGTGGCGCGAATTGATACAGAGGTTCCCAGAATTCATGATCTGCTAAGACTATCGGAGAAAGCTGCTTTGAACACTAATGATAAACAGAAGGACCAACTGGACATGATAACCAGTTTCAATATTGCAGCCAGATATCCGGACTACAAGCATAGTTTTTACCAAAAGTGTACTCCGGCTTTTACAAAAGAAAACTTGGTGGCTATTGAGGAGTTGAAGACGTGGCTTTTAGTAGTATTAGAGAAGAAATAA
- a CDS encoding Rpn family recombination-promoting nuclease/putative transposase, protein MTESGQPNLKHPHHPHDKGYKQLLSNKKIFLELIKTFVQEDWVNEIEEDGLLLVDKSFVLEDFSEKEADVVYRLRTKEKDVIFYVLLELQSTVDFLMPFRLLQYMVQIWRETYNNTQKEERDRKDFRLPAIVPAVLYNGKNNWTAKMNFREMLSDCQIFGGRVLDFSYILFDVNRYKDEELYEMANLIASVFVLDQTMNHKELITRLRKLIRVLRKLTQDEFRQIMIWLKNVIKPRMPVHLHKEVDRIMEEANQLEVEFMIMNLEVTLDEMQQQAKKEGIKEGIKEGIKEGELKKALETARAALKEGISVDVICKITALDKEIVQKIKNELH, encoded by the coding sequence ATGACGGAAAGTGGCCAACCTAACCTAAAACATCCACACCATCCCCATGACAAGGGTTATAAGCAGCTTCTCAGCAATAAAAAGATATTTCTGGAATTAATCAAAACCTTTGTGCAAGAGGATTGGGTGAACGAAATAGAAGAAGATGGGTTGCTCCTAGTTGATAAGTCATTCGTGCTGGAAGATTTCAGTGAAAAAGAGGCAGATGTGGTGTATCGGCTCCGGACGAAGGAAAAGGATGTCATATTCTACGTACTGCTGGAGTTACAATCTACTGTAGATTTTCTGATGCCCTTTCGTTTACTGCAGTACATGGTGCAGATATGGAGAGAAACGTACAATAACACACAGAAAGAAGAAAGGGATCGTAAAGACTTTAGGCTGCCGGCTATAGTCCCGGCGGTATTGTACAATGGCAAGAACAACTGGACGGCAAAGATGAATTTCAGGGAAATGCTGTCTGACTGTCAAATATTCGGTGGGCGGGTATTGGACTTTAGTTACATATTGTTTGATGTCAACAGATACAAAGATGAGGAACTGTACGAAATGGCAAACCTGATAGCCAGCGTATTTGTTCTCGACCAGACAATGAACCATAAGGAATTAATTACACGCCTGAGGAAATTAATCAGGGTATTGAGAAAACTAACTCAGGATGAATTCAGGCAAATTATGATTTGGCTCAAAAATGTCATCAAGCCGAGAATGCCGGTCCATTTGCATAAGGAAGTTGACCGTATTATGGAGGAAGCCAACCAGTTGGAGGTGGAATTTATGATTATGAACCTTGAGGTAACACTAGATGAGATGCAGCAGCAGGCGAAAAAAGAGGGTATAAAAGAGGGTATTAAGGAAGGCATAAAAGAAGGCGAGTTGAAAAAGGCTTTAGAAACAGCAAGGGCGGCCTTGAAAGAAGGTATATCGGTTGATGTTATATGTAAAATAACTGCACTGGATAAAGAAATTGTACAGAAAATTAAAAACGAGTTGCATTAA
- the galE gene encoding UDP-glucose 4-epimerase GalE, protein MVILVTGGAGYIGSHACVELLNADYDVVVVDNLSNSKPESLKRVNQITGKAIKFYKDDVLDKEGLEKVFSENSIEAVIHFAGLKAVGESVQVPLHYYHNNITGTLVLCQVMQKYGVKKLVFSSSATVYGIPECVPITEDFILAATNPYGRTKLMIEEILQDLYLSDKAWSIALLRYFNPIGAHESGLIGEDPNGIPNNLMPYITQVAVGKLEELKVFGNDYPTPDGTGVRDYIHVVDLALGHLKALERIMFGNSIDAYNLGTGRGYSVLEMVASFENASGRKVPYCIVERRPGDVAICFADPTKAKKELGWAAERGIREMCADSWRWQSSNPDGYGD, encoded by the coding sequence ATGGTTATATTGGTCACGGGAGGAGCAGGATATATTGGCAGTCATGCCTGTGTAGAACTGCTTAATGCCGATTATGATGTTGTTGTGGTTGATAATCTGTCAAACAGCAAACCTGAGTCTTTAAAGCGGGTAAATCAAATAACAGGAAAGGCTATTAAGTTTTATAAAGATGATGTTTTAGATAAGGAAGGACTTGAGAAGGTTTTTTCTGAGAATAGCATAGAAGCAGTAATTCATTTTGCCGGGCTTAAAGCAGTGGGAGAGTCGGTACAGGTTCCCCTGCACTATTATCATAATAATATAACCGGTACTCTTGTGCTCTGTCAGGTTATGCAGAAATACGGTGTAAAGAAGTTAGTATTTAGCTCATCGGCTACAGTATACGGTATACCCGAGTGTGTCCCAATCACGGAGGATTTCATACTGGCAGCTACCAACCCCTATGGACGTACTAAGCTTATGATAGAGGAGATATTGCAGGATCTTTATTTATCAGATAAAGCTTGGAGCATAGCACTCCTTCGTTATTTCAATCCGATAGGTGCACACGAGAGCGGTCTTATCGGTGAGGATCCCAATGGTATACCTAACAATCTCATGCCCTATATCACGCAGGTTGCGGTAGGGAAACTGGAGGAACTCAAAGTGTTTGGCAATGATTATCCTACCCCAGATGGTACTGGAGTAAGGGATTATATTCATGTAGTGGATCTTGCTCTGGGGCACCTAAAGGCTCTTGAGAGGATTATGTTCGGTAACAGTATCGATGCATATAACTTAGGCACAGGAAGAGGCTATAGCGTACTTGAAATGGTAGCGTCCTTTGAAAATGCTTCTGGCAGGAAGGTGCCTTATTGCATAGTAGAAAGAAGGCCTGGTGATGTGGCCATATGTTTCGCTGATCCAACAAAAGCAAAGAAAGAACTTGGTTGGGCCGCTGAAAGGGGTATCAGGGAGATGTGTGCAGACTCCTGGCGCTGGCAGTCAAGCAATCCGGATGGATATGGAGATTAG
- a CDS encoding PIN domain-containing protein — protein MNSVLIDTNILIDVLRSHRKSRPKNKMYEFNSKMAVSLIDKLIDERVNRYISCHSIKELLQYPYISLQEENRIQLLLPTLFRVLPTNQKVARTAGLLSRQSAEYRDYHIEDCYIAATAIVNDLPLYTRNPDDFKFVPHPALEIVVPYQYSVQASF, from the coding sequence ATGAATAGTGTTCTTATTGATACAAATATTTTAATTGATGTGCTCAGAAGTCATCGAAAATCGCGGCCAAAAAATAAAATGTATGAATTTAATTCAAAAATGGCTGTATCGTTAATTGATAAACTAATTGATGAAAGAGTTAATAGATACATTTCTTGCCATAGTATAAAAGAATTACTCCAGTATCCATACATATCTTTACAAGAGGAAAATAGAATTCAATTGCTTTTGCCAACACTTTTTCGAGTTTTACCTACGAACCAAAAAGTGGCTAGAACTGCTGGTTTACTCTCTCGTCAATCAGCAGAATACCGAGATTACCATATTGAAGATTGTTATATTGCGGCTACTGCAATTGTAAATGATCTTCCCTTATATACAAGGAACCCTGACGATTTTAAATTTGTACCACATCCTGCTTTGGAAATTGTTGTACCGTATCAGTATAGCGTACAAGCATCTTTCTGA
- a CDS encoding HEPN domain-containing protein, protein MRTQSSVWISIADDDLEAAEHCYQGQQYLWAMFMCQQALEKSIKALCFEMTGETPPKKHDLIALAGITGVLEECPKDMRDLFRRLSVYYIETRYPDKRSELEAKCNAASTKNPLASSKEAVEWLRSKLSKLK, encoded by the coding sequence ATGAGAACTCAATCATCCGTTTGGATTAGCATTGCCGACGATGACTTAGAGGCAGCTGAACACTGCTACCAAGGCCAGCAATACCTCTGGGCTATGTTCATGTGTCAACAAGCGTTAGAAAAATCCATAAAAGCGCTTTGTTTTGAAATGACTGGTGAAACCCCACCCAAAAAACATGACTTAATCGCCTTAGCTGGAATTACAGGAGTTTTGGAGGAATGCCCCAAAGATATGCGTGACTTATTCCGTCGTCTATCAGTTTATTATATCGAAACAAGATATCCTGATAAGCGATCAGAACTTGAGGCTAAATGTAACGCGGCATCTACCAAAAACCCATTGGCCAGTTCAAAGGAGGCTGTTGAATGGCTAAGAAGCAAATTGAGCAAATTGAAATAA
- a CDS encoding nucleotidyltransferase domain-containing protein, whose translation MAKKQIEQIEIIIKDYVKAIKARNIRIEKAILFGSYANGQANTDSDIDIAIISPDLGIDYIEEAVMLKEISEEIDLNISPRPYSVDECRKANIGQFLYDEIISKGKTINT comes from the coding sequence ATGGCTAAGAAGCAAATTGAGCAAATTGAAATAATCATAAAGGACTATGTAAAGGCAATAAAAGCTAGAAATATACGTATTGAAAAGGCTATCTTATTCGGATCCTATGCCAATGGGCAGGCTAATACTGACAGTGATATTGATATCGCTATTATCTCTCCTGATTTAGGTATAGATTATATTGAAGAGGCCGTTATGTTAAAAGAAATAAGCGAAGAAATAGACCTTAATATTTCACCAAGGCCTTATTCTGTGGATGAATGTAGAAAAGCAAACATCGGGCAGTTCCTCTATGATGAGATTATCAGCAAGGGTAAAACTATAAATACATAG
- a CDS encoding UPF0175 family protein produces MGEKIKISTNFEPELLKRIDAYANKRYTDRSAAIQQLVDIALRELNKGEVIKAYRDGRLSIRQCADMLGVDYFEMNNILQNEGISVIDEHYKMPEKTLEKINQITKF; encoded by the coding sequence ATGGGAGAAAAAATAAAAATAAGTACTAATTTTGAACCAGAGCTTTTGAAAAGAATAGATGCTTATGCAAATAAGCGATATACAGATAGATCGGCAGCTATTCAGCAATTAGTTGATATTGCTTTAAGAGAGCTTAATAAAGGCGAAGTAATAAAAGCATATAGGGACGGAAGATTAAGTATAAGACAATGTGCTGATATGTTAGGAGTAGATTATTTTGAGATGAATAATATCTTGCAGAATGAAGGTATATCGGTAATTGATGAACACTATAAAATGCCGGAGAAAACATTAGAAAAAATAAATCAGATTACAAAATTCTAG
- a CDS encoding transposase: MISEVSKILMCFYQCFSRSASFYWFVITIVGLIIRLDHHGISSIIRWLGLKPNLYVSFLNFFRASSWKLENIQQCWLTIVKSRCPTVTIEDHLLFVGDGTKVSKEANYMPGVKKLHQESDNSGKPSYITGHHFGVLGLLAGKEKRKIFCIPIMAEIHEGVDKIRDFQGKDSPILEGKEQTTLVTLMASAAVRMATQLGKKCLIILDGYFSVGPTFLIAKELVDQNGNRLLHLITRAKKNVVAYEDPPPKTGKRGRPRTYGNALKLMKLFKLRHTDFQEAEIIIYNQQKTISFLCIDLLWKPIKEKVRFVLV; the protein is encoded by the coding sequence ATGATTAGTGAAGTTAGCAAAATATTGATGTGTTTTTACCAGTGCTTTAGCCGGAGTGCCTCATTCTATTGGTTTGTTATAACCATTGTGGGTTTGATCATTCGTCTCGATCATCACGGGATTTCATCCATAATCCGGTGGCTTGGTCTTAAACCCAATCTTTATGTTTCCTTTTTGAACTTTTTTAGAGCATCATCATGGAAACTGGAGAATATCCAACAGTGCTGGTTAACCATTGTAAAGTCTCGTTGTCCAACAGTAACAATCGAAGATCATTTGTTGTTTGTCGGTGATGGTACTAAAGTATCTAAAGAAGCAAACTATATGCCGGGTGTCAAAAAGCTTCACCAGGAATCTGATAACTCTGGAAAGCCTTCCTATATCACTGGACATCATTTTGGAGTTCTTGGTCTACTGGCTGGCAAAGAAAAAAGAAAGATCTTCTGCATACCGATCATGGCTGAAATTCATGAAGGTGTAGACAAAATAAGGGATTTTCAAGGCAAAGATTCTCCAATATTAGAGGGTAAAGAACAAACAACATTGGTAACTTTGATGGCCTCAGCAGCCGTTCGCATGGCAACTCAGTTAGGCAAAAAATGTCTCATTATACTGGACGGTTATTTTTCAGTTGGCCCTACTTTTCTTATAGCTAAGGAGTTAGTAGACCAAAATGGTAACCGGTTATTGCATTTGATAACACGTGCTAAAAAGAATGTTGTTGCATATGAGGATCCCCCTCCGAAAACAGGCAAGCGGGGTAGACCACGTACCTATGGCAACGCACTTAAACTTATGAAATTATTCAAGTTACGGCATACAGATTTCCAAGAGGCAGAAATCATAATTTATAATCAGCAGAAAACTATTTCCTTTTTATGTATCGACCTTCTTTGGAAACCCATAAAGGAGAAGGTTCGCTTTGTATTGGTTTAA
- a CDS encoding HTH domain-containing protein — protein sequence MSEFDQFLDIQREIAEATLKIIDKYKGEEAPKKQRTYKLNLVEDILRSAGKPLHISEIIEIAERRFNVTLERDSIVSALVKKVKVGQKFIRTAPNTFSLKKGDGHD from the coding sequence ATGAGCGAATTTGACCAATTTCTCGATATTCAAAGAGAAATAGCAGAGGCTACATTAAAGATCATAGATAAGTACAAAGGTGAAGAAGCACCCAAGAAGCAACGTACGTATAAGCTTAATCTTGTTGAAGATATACTTCGATCTGCCGGGAAGCCACTTCACATTTCGGAAATCATTGAAATTGCTGAAAGACGCTTTAATGTTACTCTTGAACGAGACTCCATCGTTTCAGCACTGGTTAAAAAGGTCAAAGTAGGACAGAAGTTTATTAGAACTGCACCTAACACCTTTTCATTAAAGAAGGGTGACGGGCATGATTAG
- a CDS encoding Rpn family recombination-promoting nuclease/putative transposase: MTESGQPNLKHPHHPHDKGYKQLLSNKKIFLELIKTFVQEDWVNEIEEDGLLLVDKSFVLEDFSEKEADVVYRLRTKEKDVIFYVLLELQSTVDFLMPFRLLQYMVQIWRETYNNTQKEERDRKDFRLPAIVPAVLYNGKNNWTAKMNFREMLSDYQIFGGRVLDFNYILFDVNRYKDEQLYEMANLIASVFVLDQTMNHKELIRRLRKLIMVLRKLTQDEFRQIMIWLKNVIKPRMPVHLHKEVDRIMEEANQLEVEFMIMNLEVTLDEMQQQAKKEGIKEGIKEGIKEGIKEGIKEGELKKALETARAALKEGISVDVICKITALDKEIVQKIKNELH, translated from the coding sequence GGAAAGTGGCCAACCTAACCTAAAACATCCACACCATCCCCATGACAAGGGTTATAAGCAGCTTCTCAGCAATAAAAAGATATTTCTGGAATTAATCAAAACCTTTGTGCAAGAGGATTGGGTAAACGAAATAGAAGAAGATGGGTTGCTCCTGGTTGATAAGTCATTCGTGCTGGAAGATTTCAGTGAAAAAGAGGCAGATGTGGTGTATCGGCTCCGGACGAAGGAAAAGGATGTCATATTCTACGTACTGCTGGAGTTACAATCTACTGTAGATTTTCTGATGCCCTTTCGTTTACTGCAGTACATGGTGCAGATATGGAGAGAAACGTACAATAACACACAGAAAGAAGAAAGGGATCGTAAAGACTTTAGGCTGCCGGCTATAGTACCGGCGGTATTGTACAATGGCAAGAACAACTGGACGGCAAAGATGAATTTCAGGGAAATGCTGTCTGACTATCAAATATTCGGTGGGCGGGTACTGGACTTTAATTACATACTGTTTGATGTCAACAGATACAAAGATGAGCAACTGTACGAAATGGCAAACCTGATAGCCAGCGTATTTGTTCTGGATCAGACAATGAACCATAAGGAGTTAATTAGACGCCTGAGGAAATTAATCATGGTATTGAGAAAACTAACTCAGGATGAATTTAGGCAAATTATGATTTGGCTCAAAAATGTCATCAAGCCGAGAATGCCGGTCCATTTGCATAAGGAAGTTGACCGCATTATGGAGGAAGCCAACCAGTTGGAGGTGGAATTTATGATTATGAACCTCGAGGTAACACTAGATGAGATGCAGCAGCAGGCAAAAAAAGAGGGTATAAAAGAGGGTATTAAGGAAGGCATAAAAGAGGGTATTAAGGAAGGAATAAAAGAAGGCGAGTTGAAAAAGGCTTTAGAAACAGCAAGGGCGGCCTTGAAAGAAGGTATATCGGTTGATGTTATATGTAAAATAACTGCACTGGATAAAGAAATTGTACAGAAAATTAAAAACGAGTTGCATTAA